From a single Aggregatilinea lenta genomic region:
- a CDS encoding IS5 family transposase (programmed frameshift), translated as MAKRRPYPTDLTDKQWALVEPLLPKETRGRKPVHPRREMLNALLYLVRTGCQWRMLPHDLPPWEAVYAFWRRLVAQRALERINDALRIQIRLQEDREAEPSVVIVDSQSVQTAEKKGVCGLDGHKRRKGIKRQIAVDTQGGLMRVLVHAANQQDIIGAKWLLMRLPFTHRLALFLFDSGYDSPALMHWCEDVFGVRTEVTHRNTQGGFKVLPKRWVVERTFGWLNRFRRLSKDYEHASAISEGFVYLSMIHLMLRRLARPI; from the exons ATGGCCAAGAGACGACCCTACCCAACAGACCTAACGGACAAACAGTGGGCACTGGTGGAACCGCTGCTGCCCAAGGAAACGCGTGGCCGCAAGCCGGTCCACCCCCGGCGCGAGATGCTCAATGCGTTGCTGTACCTGGTGCGCACCGGTTGCCAGTGGCGCATGCTGCCGCACGACTTGCCGCCGTGGGAGGCAGTGTATGCCTTCTGGCGACGACTGGTGGCGCAGCGAGCACTCGAACGCATCAATGATGCGCTGCGCATCCAGATCCGGCTGCAGGAGGACCGAGAAGCCGAGCCCAGCGTGGTGATTGTCGACAGCCAGTCGGTGCAGACGGCGGAAA AAAAGGGGGTCTGCGGCCTGGACGGCCACAAACGACGCAAAGGCATCAAGCGCCAAATCGCCGTCGATACCCAGGGAGGGCTGATGCGCGTGCTGGTGCATGCTGCCAATCAGCAGGATATCATCGGGGCGAAATGGCTCTTGATGCGCTTGCCCTTCACGCATCGTCTGGCCTTGTTTCTCTTTGACAGCGGCTATGACAGCCCTGCTTTGATGCACTGGTGTGAGGATGTTTTTGGTGTTCGCACGGAAGTCACCCATCGTAACACTCAGGGCGGTTTTAAGGTATTGCCCAAGCGCTGGGTTGTCGAACGTACTTTCGGCTGGCTCAATCGTTTCCGTCGTCTGAGCAAGGATTACGAGCACGCCTCGGCCATCTCTGAGGGCTTCGTCTATCTCTCGATGATTCATTTGATGCTCCGTCGTCTTGCTCGTCCTATTTAA
- a CDS encoding DsbA family protein, which translates to MIRHRALGLAAGLVLLASLLAGPIAAHAQSSTNLSQSYTWEAYATTVNYPADWIAVPTDTTVSIHPSDVDVTDGNGPEMVLFALPGVGADQLDTTASTYAGSINGRSGALKTGTVGGYLSRSFTFAQTNPSASGGVTLVALDGGTAIGFAYIVRSADASAYLPVLQAIGGSITFGGTPSVQDATPAPPEQEPTARTMQSFESSYGYAIDYPLDWTMDATSTPGDLTLYPADADLSANDGPEFVVLILDLPGSDVDEVLDLIIGNRPGTFTAPEPGQIDGHDTRLVTYSDPERDPAQNGGIYIVQVDADTFLAAGYRATEADFDTYLDEFEMIRDSIQFPEGGATSQTTTTGISQSVASVQLEQRFDWSEGDITLYVPAGWQIYTGRDAGEDYFSATPPLELESGDFNFQFIQGSTFPLDAWEDLREVAADLASGYSGDAVITDITVAGYPAVLYEVVDDTESPAVHLLYVVIDLQSDGRGLFFNLGADVDQWAAFRPTADSVIASMDRLDNDLSRFFSSFTTTSTHPLRADAYWIGPDTPVPSRQGDDSRPFIWEEFGITATLPAGWTAVEGGEDFDLAFVSPEAQATGEGAFITVRYFATLGPGITLDAALASVAEQIGGEVESTTLAGNDSYTVNFVESGAAHHLILAPYGEVGESMYFQTSAPETDDAAVQAVLDSLTFDPPLPDYALIDAAWQQSLTGSQQLIYGDADAPVQMMEFLEMSCPHCADYTLGVNRLMALEVEPGQLRVEVVPMVFNGNEATSGLATQAIYCATEQGKGYTAYEAIYASYRDLSASVAYTRDQIAATLGSEDVGVDIDAINQCLDDGTYDALLGTNNQRANDYGVTGTPGVLFATDGDFEFLELPSGETWTGGVPISVVRLVIDQINDGESLSDMFVNVSPTATESSEDASTTPGATEAATDAATSMDTSSGTGARDMLVGAARQATEEAEEAIVVEVTQAVTEVAAAASTSDDEAAAKTTTEEDDSNTATIAAVAGGVVLLALVGVGFTVMSRRQAAPVPNPVGAGPSYEDDDTLDVSNDDTI; encoded by the coding sequence ATGATCAGACATCGCGCGCTTGGGCTGGCCGCCGGACTCGTCCTCCTTGCCAGCCTGCTGGCCGGACCCATCGCTGCCCACGCACAAAGCTCCACCAACCTTTCGCAGTCGTACACGTGGGAGGCGTATGCCACCACCGTGAACTATCCGGCAGATTGGATCGCCGTGCCCACTGACACCACCGTCAGCATCCATCCGTCGGACGTCGATGTCACCGACGGGAACGGGCCGGAGATGGTGCTGTTTGCCCTGCCCGGCGTCGGCGCGGATCAACTGGACACCACCGCGTCCACCTATGCCGGAAGCATCAACGGCAGGAGCGGCGCGCTCAAGACCGGCACCGTCGGGGGCTATCTCAGCCGCAGCTTCACCTTTGCCCAGACCAATCCATCGGCTTCCGGCGGCGTGACGCTGGTCGCGCTGGACGGCGGCACGGCCATCGGCTTCGCCTACATCGTGCGCAGCGCCGACGCGTCGGCCTACCTGCCGGTGCTTCAGGCGATCGGCGGCAGCATAACGTTCGGTGGCACTCCGTCCGTTCAGGACGCCACGCCCGCGCCCCCCGAGCAGGAACCGACCGCACGCACCATGCAGAGCTTCGAAAGCTCGTATGGCTACGCCATCGACTACCCGCTCGACTGGACGATGGACGCAACCAGCACGCCCGGTGACCTGACGCTCTACCCGGCGGACGCCGACCTCAGCGCGAACGACGGGCCGGAATTCGTCGTGCTGATCCTGGATCTGCCCGGCAGCGACGTCGACGAGGTGCTCGACCTGATCATCGGCAACCGCCCCGGCACGTTTACCGCGCCGGAACCGGGCCAGATCGACGGCCACGACACGCGGCTGGTCACCTACAGCGATCCTGAGCGCGACCCGGCGCAGAATGGCGGCATCTACATTGTCCAGGTCGACGCCGACACCTTCCTGGCTGCTGGTTACCGCGCAACGGAAGCGGACTTCGACACCTATCTCGACGAGTTCGAGATGATCCGCGACAGCATCCAGTTCCCCGAAGGCGGCGCCACCAGCCAGACCACCACCACCGGCATCTCGCAGAGTGTGGCGTCGGTGCAGCTTGAGCAGCGCTTCGATTGGAGCGAAGGCGACATCACCCTGTACGTGCCCGCCGGATGGCAGATCTACACCGGGCGCGACGCCGGCGAGGATTACTTCAGCGCGACGCCGCCCCTGGAACTGGAATCCGGCGACTTCAACTTCCAGTTCATTCAAGGCTCGACGTTCCCGCTCGACGCCTGGGAGGATCTGCGCGAGGTCGCAGCCGATCTCGCCAGTGGCTACAGCGGCGACGCCGTGATTACCGATATCACCGTGGCGGGCTATCCCGCCGTGCTGTACGAAGTGGTCGACGACACCGAATCGCCCGCCGTGCACCTGCTGTACGTGGTGATCGACCTGCAAAGCGATGGCCGGGGCCTGTTCTTCAACCTGGGCGCGGACGTGGACCAGTGGGCTGCGTTCCGTCCCACCGCCGACTCGGTGATCGCCAGCATGGACCGGCTGGACAACGATCTGTCGCGCTTCTTCTCCAGCTTCACGACGACCAGCACGCACCCGTTGCGCGCCGACGCCTACTGGATCGGCCCTGACACGCCTGTCCCATCCCGCCAGGGCGACGACTCCCGGCCCTTCATCTGGGAAGAGTTCGGCATCACGGCGACCCTGCCCGCAGGCTGGACCGCTGTGGAAGGCGGGGAGGACTTCGACCTGGCCTTCGTCTCGCCTGAGGCGCAGGCGACCGGCGAGGGCGCGTTCATCACCGTGCGCTACTTCGCGACACTTGGCCCCGGCATCACGCTGGACGCCGCACTGGCCTCCGTCGCGGAACAGATCGGCGGCGAGGTCGAGTCGACTACGCTGGCCGGGAACGACAGCTACACGGTCAACTTCGTCGAAAGCGGCGCGGCGCACCACCTGATCCTGGCGCCCTACGGCGAGGTCGGCGAGAGCATGTACTTCCAGACGTCCGCGCCGGAAACCGACGATGCGGCGGTGCAGGCCGTGCTCGACAGCCTGACCTTCGACCCGCCCCTGCCCGACTACGCGCTGATCGACGCGGCGTGGCAGCAGAGCCTTACCGGCAGCCAGCAGTTGATTTACGGCGACGCCGACGCGCCCGTGCAGATGATGGAATTCCTCGAAATGTCGTGCCCGCACTGCGCCGACTATACGCTGGGCGTAAACCGGCTGATGGCGCTGGAAGTGGAGCCGGGGCAGCTCCGGGTCGAGGTCGTGCCGATGGTCTTCAACGGCAACGAGGCCACATCCGGTCTGGCAACGCAGGCGATCTACTGTGCGACCGAGCAGGGCAAGGGCTACACCGCCTACGAAGCGATTTACGCCAGCTACCGCGACCTCAGTGCGTCCGTCGCCTACACGCGTGACCAGATCGCCGCAACGCTCGGCAGCGAGGACGTGGGCGTCGATATCGATGCGATCAACCAGTGCCTCGATGACGGCACGTACGACGCGCTGCTCGGCACGAACAACCAGCGCGCCAATGACTACGGCGTGACCGGCACGCCGGGCGTGCTGTTCGCCACGGACGGCGACTTCGAGTTCCTTGAGCTGCCCTCCGGCGAAACCTGGACCGGCGGCGTCCCGATCTCGGTCGTGCGGCTCGTGATCGACCAGATCAATGATGGCGAGAGCCTGTCGGACATGTTCGTGAACGTCTCGCCCACGGCCACCGAGTCGTCGGAGGACGCGAGCACCACACCCGGCGCGACCGAGGCAGCGACCGACGCCGCAACCAGCATGGACACCTCGTCCGGCACCGGCGCGCGTGACATGCTGGTGGGCGCCGCGCGGCAGGCTACCGAAGAGGCCGAGGAGGCGATTGTGGTCGAGGTCACCCAGGCGGTCACGGAAGTCGCCGCTGCCGCCAGCACATCCGACGACGAGGCGGCGGCCAAAACTACCACCGAGGAGGACGACAGCAACACCGCGACCATTGCCGCCGTCGCGGGCGGTGTCGTGCTGTTGGCGCTGGTCGGCGTCGGCTTCACAGTAATGTCGCGGCGGCAGGCCGCGCCGGTGCCGAACCCAGTCGGCGCGGGACCGTCCTACGAGGACGACGATACACTCGACGTCTCCAACGACGACACGATTTAG
- a CDS encoding tetratricopeptide repeat protein: protein MDRATEDSLRRAYHLIKAGDRDAARALIKVALAMDHDNIDAWWLAAHAAPSPPDVRVALDQVLRLNPDHQPARVMGARLTRLHPELILADKAAARRTPHRRYGLVSNRWLWNVVLLAGMLAFAFGGAALVSSVLDLPWLHDTVEDVGEAVGLDARPGPNYGTVPLQDPGAAVVEYDITQIKPVSKGDVVTGDMVEGEAHVWTFSGESGQDVMAMVQFTIAGNAAHVVELHDTESRVLAQGVGMASDSGTVTLVYTLSQSGSYRLVIFGRSGGPRGAYAMGVEVN, encoded by the coding sequence ATGGACCGGGCAACCGAAGACTCACTGCGGCGCGCGTATCACCTGATCAAAGCCGGAGACCGTGACGCGGCCCGCGCGCTGATCAAGGTGGCGTTGGCCATGGATCACGATAATATCGACGCGTGGTGGCTGGCGGCGCATGCCGCGCCCTCGCCGCCGGACGTGCGCGTGGCGCTGGATCAGGTGCTGCGCCTGAACCCGGACCACCAGCCCGCGCGCGTCATGGGGGCACGGCTCACCCGGCTGCACCCGGAGCTGATCCTGGCCGACAAAGCCGCTGCGCGCCGCACGCCGCACCGCCGTTATGGACTGGTGAGCAACCGCTGGCTGTGGAACGTGGTGCTGCTGGCGGGCATGCTGGCGTTCGCGTTTGGGGGCGCGGCGCTGGTATCGTCGGTGCTGGATCTGCCGTGGCTGCACGACACGGTCGAAGACGTCGGCGAGGCCGTCGGCCTGGATGCGCGCCCCGGCCCGAATTACGGCACGGTCCCGCTTCAGGACCCCGGTGCGGCGGTTGTGGAGTATGATATCACGCAGATCAAGCCCGTATCAAAGGGTGACGTCGTGACGGGCGACATGGTCGAGGGCGAGGCGCACGTCTGGACCTTCAGCGGCGAGTCCGGCCAGGACGTGATGGCGATGGTCCAGTTCACCATCGCGGGGAACGCCGCGCACGTCGTGGAGCTGCACGACACGGAGAGCCGCGTGCTGGCGCAGGGCGTCGGCATGGCCAGCGACAGCGGCACGGTGACGCTGGTGTACACGCTCAGCCAGAGCGGATCGTACCGGCTGGTGATCTTCGGGCGTTCCGGCGGACCGCGCGGCGCGTATGCGATGGGCGTGGAGGTGAATTGA
- a CDS encoding alpha/beta fold hydrolase: protein MTDPVTIHDGLAIYAVGDGAPVLLMPYPHSFTRVPAAEGTLSSILQTMGRRVISFDPPGAYRSTRPARNDLPEMLACAQEALDLSGVSDPVDVVGHSMSALCSLVLALDRPDRVRRLALVGGLSGTPALRRYKAIPYSWGLGDPRFWRMATLGLRMRRGRATLADHNRLQYLIALASYRDPSQIPPLPTGADAEHKPAPVRSRWARTSRRLDFRTRLDEVRAPTWIAVGRYDPQTPVGCSVELAKGIPDAALVIFERSGHAPFVEERERFSAALSAFWERPGD from the coding sequence ATGACCGATCCGGTTACGATTCACGATGGGCTGGCGATTTATGCCGTGGGGGACGGCGCGCCGGTGCTGCTGATGCCCTATCCCCACAGTTTTACGCGCGTTCCGGCGGCGGAAGGCACGCTGTCGTCGATTTTGCAGACGATGGGCCGCCGGGTGATCAGCTTCGACCCACCCGGCGCGTACCGTTCCACGCGCCCAGCACGCAATGACCTGCCGGAGATGCTCGCCTGCGCGCAGGAGGCGCTCGACCTCAGCGGCGTGTCCGATCCGGTGGACGTAGTCGGCCACAGTATGAGTGCGCTGTGCAGCCTCGTGCTCGCGCTGGACCGGCCCGACCGCGTGCGGCGGCTGGCGCTGGTTGGCGGGCTGTCTGGCACGCCCGCGCTGCGGCGTTACAAAGCGATCCCGTACAGTTGGGGCCTGGGCGATCCGCGCTTCTGGCGCATGGCGACGCTCGGCCTGCGGATGCGGCGTGGCCGCGCGACCCTGGCAGACCACAACCGTCTGCAATACCTCATCGCGCTCGCCTCGTACCGCGATCCCAGCCAGATCCCGCCCCTGCCCACCGGCGCGGACGCCGAACACAAACCCGCACCGGTCCGGTCGCGCTGGGCGCGCACCAGCCGTCGCCTGGACTTCCGCACGCGCCTGGACGAGGTCCGCGCCCCGACCTGGATCGCCGTGGGCCGTTACGACCCGCAGACGCCGGTCGGGTGCAGCGTCGAGCTGGCGAAGGGTATCCCCGACGCGGCACTGGTGATCTTCGAGCGCAGCGGCCACGCGCCCTTCGTCGAGGAGCGCGAGCGCTTCAGTGCGGCGCTGAGCGCGTTCTGGGAACGGCCAGGGGACTGA
- a CDS encoding thiamine-binding protein: MDENRTVNIAIQVVPLVDDAYAVVDRAIRVIMDSGLKYEVGPMETTIEGPFDAAWAVAREAHLECVRAGAGQVLSYIKVYDGTQGASDSMGERTAQYR; encoded by the coding sequence GTGGACGAAAACCGTACTGTGAATATTGCGATTCAGGTCGTGCCGCTGGTGGACGACGCGTATGCCGTGGTAGACCGCGCCATCCGGGTGATTATGGACAGCGGCCTGAAGTACGAGGTCGGGCCGATGGAGACGACCATCGAGGGGCCGTTCGACGCGGCGTGGGCGGTGGCGCGCGAGGCGCATCTGGAATGCGTGCGCGCCGGGGCCGGGCAGGTCCTGAGCTATATCAAGGTGTACGACGGCACGCAGGGCGCCAGCGACTCGATGGGTGAGCGCACGGCGCAGTACCGTTAG
- a CDS encoding PhzF family phenazine biosynthesis protein: MPRYTFYQADVFTDQAFGGNPLAVFPDADGLDTAQMQRIAREMNLSETTFVFPPGDPQADFKVRIFTPASELPFAGHPVVGTHWMLAHLGRIALTEPVTTVRLELGVGVRASALHVEDGRVTRVVMDHQRPQFGATASAEQVERLAHALNLSPAAITDTGWPVRVVSTGVWQLFVPVRSLADAQELGINRIDTGALGAIFAELDPETHCHDSVMVLTRETVQADADVHTRMFAPALGVGEDPATGSATGGLGAYLVEHGIVPATPPTTHLMAEQGLEIHRPSRLGIEVDGTPGNVEMVRVSGQVVPLLEGVLEW; encoded by the coding sequence ATGCCCCGCTATACGTTCTACCAGGCTGACGTGTTCACCGATCAGGCGTTCGGCGGCAATCCCCTCGCCGTGTTCCCCGACGCTGACGGGCTGGACACCGCGCAGATGCAGCGCATCGCGCGCGAAATGAACCTGTCCGAGACGACGTTCGTCTTTCCGCCGGGCGATCCCCAGGCCGATTTCAAGGTGCGCATCTTTACCCCCGCCAGCGAGCTGCCCTTCGCCGGGCACCCGGTCGTGGGCACGCACTGGATGCTGGCACACCTGGGCCGCATCGCGCTCACCGAGCCGGTGACGACCGTGCGCCTGGAATTGGGCGTCGGCGTGCGAGCATCGGCGCTGCACGTCGAGGACGGGCGCGTGACGCGCGTCGTGATGGATCACCAGCGGCCTCAGTTCGGCGCGACGGCCAGCGCCGAGCAAGTCGAGCGGCTGGCCCATGCACTCAACCTGTCGCCTGCCGCCATCACGGACACCGGCTGGCCGGTGCGCGTCGTCTCCACTGGCGTCTGGCAGCTCTTCGTGCCGGTGCGCTCCCTGGCAGACGCGCAGGAGCTAGGCATAAATCGCATCGACACGGGGGCATTGGGCGCGATCTTCGCGGAGTTGGACCCGGAGACGCATTGCCACGATTCGGTCATGGTCCTCACGCGCGAGACGGTCCAGGCAGACGCAGACGTGCATACGCGCATGTTCGCTCCGGCGCTGGGCGTGGGCGAAGATCCTGCAACCGGGTCGGCAACGGGCGGCCTGGGCGCGTATCTGGTCGAGCATGGCATCGTCCCCGCCACCCCGCCGACCACGCACTTGATGGCCGAGCAAGGGCTGGAAATTCACCGTCCCAGCCGCCTGGGGATCGAGGTCGACGGCACGCCGGGCAACGTGGAGATGGTGCGCGTCAGCGGCCAGGTCGTGCCGCTGCTCGAAGGCGTGCTCGAATGGTGA
- a CDS encoding tetratricopeptide repeat protein — protein MATSDLNAQLQEAIALAQAGQREEARTRLLAIVAADPGVELAWLWLASVSSDRAARITHLERALALNPTNPTTRQAYRELTGRDAPPPRPPTGAAPPGSRPPFNYGNILVVLAGVLVLAVALAIIFALVGGNDDGDATTPTFPPSLLTPPGTATPVLSATPSDTPLPTATEGPSPTPVTLPPTWTPSVSATVPPTQTFIPTWTPQPTRTEPPTVRPPTGTFTPLPPSATPDDTDLGTAEVSTQASR, from the coding sequence ATGGCAACGTCCGATCTAAACGCGCAACTGCAAGAGGCCATCGCCCTGGCGCAAGCCGGGCAGCGAGAAGAAGCCCGGACGCGCCTGCTGGCGATTGTGGCTGCCGATCCAGGCGTGGAGCTGGCCTGGCTGTGGCTGGCGAGCGTCTCCAGCGACCGCGCCGCGCGGATCACGCACCTGGAGCGCGCGCTGGCCCTGAATCCGACCAATCCTACCACCCGGCAGGCGTACCGCGAGCTGACGGGCCGCGACGCGCCGCCCCCGCGCCCGCCGACCGGAGCGGCGCCACCCGGCAGCCGCCCCCCGTTCAATTACGGCAACATTCTGGTAGTGCTCGCCGGTGTGCTGGTGTTAGCCGTGGCGCTGGCCATCATCTTCGCGTTAGTTGGTGGGAACGACGACGGAGACGCCACGACACCGACCTTTCCTCCGAGCCTGCTGACCCCGCCAGGCACTGCGACCCCCGTTCTATCCGCGACGCCGAGCGACACCCCGCTGCCAACCGCAACGGAAGGGCCGTCGCCGACGCCGGTCACCCTGCCGCCAACCTGGACCCCATCGGTCAGCGCGACGGTCCCGCCCACGCAGACGTTTATACCGACCTGGACACCACAGCCAACCCGCACCGAGCCGCCCACCGTGCGCCCACCAACGGGGACCTTTACGCCGCTGCCGCCCAGCGCGACGCCGGACGACACGGATCTTGGGACTGCCGAGGTCAGCACTCAGGCGAGCCGCTGA
- a CDS encoding ABC transporter ATP-binding protein, translating into MVDGHSGGAILRAEGLELGYRRDHPVVQGLELEVLRGEIVTLVGPNGSGKSTILRALARILRPRGGVVYLNGAAIHRLSTRKVAQELAILPQTPSAPGDLTVRDLVQRGRFARQAWWRAASLHDRDVVYWALESAGLDTLADRRLNTLSGGERQRAWIALALAQEPQILLLDEPTTFLDISHQLEVMALLHKLNDEDGLSIAMVLHDLNQAARFSHRLVAIHEGEIYAAGTPDAVLTDAMLREVFQVEGVIGRDPHTDAPIFTPLYSLRGSSDRRGDSASG; encoded by the coding sequence ATGGTAGACGGGCACAGCGGCGGGGCGATCCTGCGCGCGGAAGGGCTGGAACTGGGCTACCGGCGCGACCATCCGGTTGTGCAGGGACTGGAGCTGGAAGTACTGCGCGGCGAAATCGTGACGCTGGTGGGGCCGAACGGGTCCGGCAAGAGCACGATTCTGCGGGCGCTGGCGCGCATCCTGCGGCCACGCGGCGGCGTGGTCTACCTCAACGGGGCCGCGATTCACCGCCTCTCGACGCGCAAAGTCGCGCAGGAGCTGGCGATTTTGCCGCAGACTCCGAGCGCGCCCGGCGACCTGACCGTGCGTGACCTCGTACAGCGCGGGCGCTTCGCGCGGCAGGCGTGGTGGCGCGCCGCCAGCCTGCACGACCGCGACGTGGTGTATTGGGCGTTGGAGTCGGCGGGACTTGACACGCTGGCCGACAGGCGTCTCAATACGCTGTCGGGCGGGGAGCGTCAGCGGGCATGGATCGCGCTGGCGCTGGCCCAGGAGCCGCAGATCCTGCTGCTGGACGAGCCGACGACGTTCCTCGACATCAGCCACCAGCTCGAAGTGATGGCGCTGCTGCACAAGCTCAACGACGAGGACGGCCTGAGTATCGCGATGGTGCTGCACGACCTGAACCAGGCGGCACGCTTCAGTCACCGGTTGGTGGCGATTCATGAGGGCGAAATTTATGCGGCGGGCACGCCCGATGCGGTGCTGACGGACGCGATGCTGCGTGAGGTGTTCCAGGTGGAAGGTGTAATCGGGCGCGATCCGCATACGGATGCGCCCATCTTCACCCCATTGTACTCGCTGCGAGGCAGCAGCGACAGGCGCGGCGATTCGGCGAGCGGTTAA
- a CDS encoding radical SAM protein: MPINATHPTTAETITASLAGASLVLSPCFGESYSFDRAGRLLGLFVGGRSYQRALDHRLLERGAAGARRRELPPDEAAALLDRTFARLHDLAGVVARLDLPHDDRLMLWEGLAKILAFGPDRLATDGGTFRALYRPVSILPPDQYLALVLQATEGCSWNRCTFCGLYRDRTFLIHSPASFRAHCEGVRDFFGDGLSLRRGIFLADANALIIPQARLRALLQTAQAVFGTPDTPRPVFSFVSAFDVGRKSAAEWTELRALGLERAYIGLETGSDDLLRFLNKPGTAQDAVEAVRALRAGGVSAGVILMAGIGGDRFAAAHVAQSVEAVRAMGLGPGDLVYLSRYVPAPGTEYPTLAAEAGIRALADAEVAAQLSALQTALRAALPGVTVAPYQVDGFAL, encoded by the coding sequence ATGCCCATCAACGCCACGCATCCCACCACCGCCGAAACCATCACCGCCAGCCTTGCCGGGGCGTCGCTGGTCCTGTCGCCGTGCTTCGGCGAAAGCTACAGCTTCGACCGGGCCGGGCGACTGCTGGGGCTATTCGTGGGCGGGCGCAGCTACCAACGCGCGCTCGATCACCGGCTGCTGGAACGCGGCGCAGCCGGGGCGCGGCGGCGCGAGCTGCCGCCGGACGAGGCCGCCGCCCTGCTTGACCGTACCTTCGCGCGGCTGCACGATCTGGCCGGGGTCGTGGCCCGGCTCGACCTGCCCCACGACGACCGGCTGATGTTGTGGGAGGGCCTCGCCAAGATCCTGGCATTCGGACCGGACCGGCTGGCAACAGACGGCGGCACGTTCCGCGCGTTGTACAGGCCGGTGAGCATCCTTCCGCCGGACCAGTACCTCGCGCTGGTGCTGCAAGCGACCGAGGGCTGCTCGTGGAACCGCTGCACGTTCTGCGGCCTCTACCGCGACCGCACCTTCCTCATTCACAGTCCGGCCTCGTTCCGGGCGCACTGCGAGGGCGTGCGCGACTTCTTCGGGGACGGGCTGAGCCTGCGGCGCGGTATCTTTTTGGCCGACGCCAACGCGCTGATCATTCCCCAGGCCCGGCTGCGCGCCCTGCTCCAGACCGCACAGGCCGTTTTCGGCACGCCGGACACACCGCGCCCGGTGTTCTCGTTCGTGAGCGCCTTCGACGTGGGGCGCAAGTCCGCCGCCGAGTGGACCGAGCTGCGCGCGTTGGGCCTGGAACGGGCTTACATCGGTCTGGAAACGGGCAGCGACGATCTGCTGCGCTTCCTGAACAAGCCCGGCACGGCTCAGGACGCGGTCGAGGCGGTGCGCGCGCTGCGCGCGGGCGGCGTAAGCGCGGGCGTGATCCTGATGGCGGGCATCGGCGGGGACCGCTTCGCGGCGGCGCACGTCGCGCAGTCCGTGGAAGCCGTGCGCGCGATGGGCCTCGGCCCCGGCGACCTCGTGTATCTCTCGCGCTACGTGCCCGCGCCCGGCACAGAATATCCTACTCTGGCTGCCGAGGCGGGTATCCGTGCGCTGGCGGACGCGGAGGTCGCGGCGCAGCTTTCCGCGCTGCAAACGGCCCTGCGCGCCGCGCTGCCGGGCGTCACCGTCGCGCCCTATCAGGTGGACGGCTTTGCGTTGTGA
- a CDS encoding VOC family protein, whose translation MMQAKIALITVLTDDTPLMLRFYRDVLGFQPQGEVDEANPGYVEFAHEGVRFSLCSRSIMQQATGDPSFDVPRGGQALELAFPCDSYDDVDATYAALVAQGATPVKGPSLMPWGQRTAFFADPEGNIHEIFADPPA comes from the coding sequence ATGATGCAGGCCAAAATCGCACTGATCACCGTTTTGACCGACGACACGCCGCTGATGCTGCGCTTTTACCGCGACGTGCTCGGCTTCCAACCACAGGGGGAGGTGGACGAAGCGAATCCCGGCTACGTCGAGTTCGCGCACGAGGGCGTGCGGTTCTCGCTGTGCTCGCGCTCGATCATGCAGCAGGCGACGGGCGACCCGTCCTTCGACGTACCGCGTGGCGGGCAGGCGTTGGAGTTGGCGTTCCCGTGCGACAGCTACGACGACGTGGATGCTACCTACGCCGCGCTGGTCGCGCAGGGCGCGACGCCGGTCAAGGGGCCGTCGCTGATGCCCTGGGGCCAGCGCACCGCGTTTTTCGCCGATCCCGAAGGCAACATCCACGAGATCTTTGCCGATCCGCCTGCGTGA
- a CDS encoding YkgJ family cysteine cluster protein has protein sequence MPPLEVDLERVAASAAQRRDDNEAFGYYVDTLCERGDWTDEALDARVDAIAAEVAAQIDCTACGNCCRSLTVGLTPDDIPALAGALGQPGDAVIAQYVDREMARREGEWGVFRHQPCALLVGKRCSIYASRPAACRAYPAFTPDFRYLAQPIIAGAGLCPIIYNVIERLKIDLGW, from the coding sequence ATGCCGCCTCTCGAAGTCGATCTTGAGCGCGTTGCTGCCAGCGCCGCCCAACGCCGGGACGATAACGAAGCGTTCGGCTATTACGTCGATACGCTGTGCGAGCGCGGCGATTGGACGGACGAGGCGCTCGACGCGCGGGTCGATGCCATTGCCGCCGAAGTCGCGGCGCAGATTGACTGTACGGCGTGCGGCAACTGCTGCCGCTCGCTGACGGTGGGCCTGACGCCGGACGACATCCCCGCGCTGGCGGGGGCGCTCGGTCAGCCGGGAGACGCCGTCATCGCGCAGTACGTCGACCGCGAGATGGCCCGCCGGGAAGGGGAGTGGGGTGTGTTCCGCCACCAGCCCTGTGCGCTCCTGGTGGGTAAGCGCTGCTCGATCTATGCCTCACGCCCGGCGGCGTGCCGGGCCTATCCCGCCTTCACGCCCGATTTCCGCTATCTCGCGCAGCCGATCATCGCGGGCGCGGGCCTGTGCCCCATCATCTACAACGTGATCGAGCGCCTGAAGATCGATCTGGGCTGGTAG